From Oceanispirochaeta sp., the proteins below share one genomic window:
- a CDS encoding diguanylate cyclase, whose protein sequence is MNKIIIPEYDINGPVEIAPRIWWVGHYLKGDPFQCHCYLIENGMDSILIDPGSRLTFKHSFAKIEKILPFTHIRYFVVHHQDPDITGALDIIDQLNCREDACILSHWRAIALLKHLGLDMPLFCVEEMNWSLTAGERELEFIFTPYLHFSGAFCTFDRKTGSLFSSDLMGGFTDDFSLYAKDESYLDSVKLFHEHYMPSREILAVAMDKFQKLPLERILPQHGSIITGHLIPYILEQLKNLDCGLFLLAQTSTEIIKLSKLNRFMNDFMETIVFHRHYDTIAKQLLKNIQEIIPALSFQFLIIRDEDHWQLLEEKTRYQGTPYKPERLVTDIYRSFLKEEIRMRYIQEDKDKTVVLPLKDLESGTTFALALIEVSQKTQLDDETESILLQISNPLCIAIEREIMQQQLDHEKQSFYELSIKDPLTGLYNRTYMNETIPRIFSHHDRGVLNGIALLMLDLDHFKTVNDTYGHQVGDVVLTAISRIILDHLRVGDIAVRVGGEEFSVFLILEDLEAIRTVAQRILLAIKNTDFSEHMKDRIITISGGLAIRKKEESPEDLFARADSYLYQAKRTGRDRIVESLD, encoded by the coding sequence ATGAACAAGATCATAATTCCTGAATATGATATCAATGGTCCCGTCGAAATTGCTCCCCGCATCTGGTGGGTGGGGCATTATCTGAAAGGCGATCCTTTCCAGTGTCATTGCTACCTTATCGAGAACGGGATGGATTCCATCCTCATCGATCCAGGTTCCCGCCTCACTTTTAAACACAGTTTTGCAAAGATTGAAAAAATACTGCCCTTTACTCATATCCGGTATTTTGTGGTTCACCATCAGGATCCGGATATTACGGGAGCTCTGGACATCATCGATCAATTGAACTGCCGGGAGGACGCCTGCATTCTCAGTCATTGGAGGGCCATTGCCCTGCTCAAGCATCTCGGTTTGGATATGCCCTTGTTCTGTGTTGAAGAAATGAATTGGAGCCTCACGGCAGGGGAAAGGGAGTTGGAATTTATTTTTACTCCCTACCTGCACTTTTCAGGTGCATTCTGCACCTTTGACAGAAAAACAGGGTCTCTCTTTTCCAGTGATCTGATGGGTGGATTTACAGACGATTTTTCCCTTTATGCCAAGGACGAATCCTATCTCGATTCGGTAAAGCTGTTTCATGAACACTATATGCCATCCAGGGAAATCCTGGCCGTCGCCATGGACAAATTTCAGAAACTCCCATTAGAAAGAATCCTTCCTCAGCATGGATCTATTATCACGGGTCACCTTATTCCTTATATCCTGGAGCAATTGAAGAATCTTGATTGCGGTTTATTTCTCCTGGCACAAACGAGCACCGAAATCATAAAGCTCTCCAAACTCAACCGGTTTATGAATGACTTCATGGAAACCATCGTCTTTCACAGGCATTATGATACGATAGCCAAACAGCTTTTAAAGAATATTCAGGAAATAATTCCTGCTTTGAGTTTTCAATTCCTCATCATTCGGGACGAAGACCACTGGCAGCTTCTGGAAGAAAAGACTCGGTATCAGGGAACTCCCTATAAACCGGAGAGACTTGTCACAGATATATATCGATCCTTTTTGAAGGAAGAAATCCGCATGAGGTATATTCAAGAGGACAAGGATAAAACCGTTGTCCTTCCTCTCAAAGATTTAGAATCAGGTACAACCTTTGCTCTCGCCCTTATTGAAGTCTCACAGAAAACTCAGCTTGATGATGAAACAGAAAGTATTCTTCTGCAAATTTCCAATCCTCTGTGCATCGCCATAGAGCGGGAGATCATGCAGCAGCAGCTGGATCATGAGAAACAGTCTTTTTATGAACTTTCCATTAAAGATCCTCTTACGGGATTGTACAACCGGACCTATATGAATGAGACAATCCCCAGAATCTTCTCACACCATGACCGGGGAGTCCTGAATGGGATTGCCCTCCTGATGCTGGATCTGGATCATTTCAAGACGGTCAACGATACCTATGGCCATCAAGTCGGGGATGTGGTGCTGACGGCAATCTCCAGGATTATTCTTGATCATCTGAGAGTCGGAGACATTGCCGTCCGGGTGGGAGGTGAAGAATTTTCTGTCTTTCTGATTCTTGAAGATCTGGAGGCTATCAGGACGGTGGCCCAGCGGATACTCCTAGCCATTAAAAATACGGATTTCTCGGAACATATGAAAGATAGAATAATAACAATAAGCGGCGGATTAGCCATCAGGAAAAAGGAAGAGTCTCCTGAGGATCTGTTTGCAAGAGCCGACTCCTATCTCTATCAGGCTAAAAGAACCGGCAGGGATCGGATTGTCGAGTCTCTTGACTGA
- a CDS encoding aminotransferase class I/II-fold pyridoxal phosphate-dependent enzyme: MNPQAAALNDVLEAQNSAIYSLLSQKGKAIFFPKKGLVMQGQDANGKRINASIGMATEDDGSPLRLSSIESLINLPPEKVFPYASSYGLLPLRKSWQSIIKKKNPSLAGTEITMPVVTNALTHGLSMAGYLFLDEGDTLILPDYYWGNYNLVFKNAYLAEFDTFPMYKGGGFNLKGMKEKLMAPGQKKVLLLNFPNNPTGYTPTNEEMTGIREAVLEAAEAGKTVAVLIDDAYFGLVFEEGVGTESIFASLAELHENVLAVKVDGATKEDYVWGFRVGFISFSWKGMTQEAGQVLVDKVAGAVRGSISNDSILSQNLLLTAYDDPGYDADKKSKYALMKSRYDQVKKTLTSHSEFSEYFDIVPYNSGYFMCVDLKKGNAEEVRQKLLKDYDTGIIALGTLIRVAYSSLPEKYIEELFINIYSACKDLD; the protein is encoded by the coding sequence ATGAATCCACAGGCTGCAGCACTCAATGATGTTCTGGAAGCACAGAATTCCGCCATTTATTCTCTCTTATCCCAAAAAGGCAAAGCCATTTTTTTTCCCAAGAAAGGCCTGGTCATGCAGGGACAGGATGCCAATGGAAAAAGGATCAATGCCTCCATCGGAATGGCGACCGAAGATGACGGATCTCCCTTAAGACTATCGTCCATTGAATCACTGATAAACCTCCCTCCTGAAAAGGTGTTTCCCTATGCCTCCAGCTATGGTCTTCTCCCCCTGAGAAAGAGCTGGCAGTCTATCATTAAAAAGAAAAACCCCTCCCTGGCTGGTACAGAAATCACCATGCCTGTTGTCACCAACGCATTGACCCACGGTCTGTCCATGGCCGGTTACCTCTTCCTGGACGAAGGGGACACGCTCATCCTCCCTGACTACTACTGGGGGAACTACAATCTGGTTTTCAAGAACGCCTATCTGGCAGAATTTGATACTTTCCCCATGTACAAGGGTGGAGGGTTTAATCTGAAGGGCATGAAAGAGAAACTCATGGCTCCGGGCCAGAAAAAAGTACTCCTTTTGAATTTTCCCAACAATCCCACCGGATACACACCGACCAACGAGGAAATGACCGGAATCAGGGAGGCTGTTCTCGAGGCAGCTGAAGCAGGAAAAACTGTGGCCGTCCTCATCGACGATGCCTATTTCGGACTCGTTTTTGAAGAAGGAGTGGGGACTGAGTCTATATTTGCCTCACTGGCCGAACTCCATGAGAATGTACTGGCCGTGAAAGTAGACGGAGCCACCAAAGAGGACTATGTCTGGGGTTTTCGTGTCGGTTTTATCAGCTTCAGCTGGAAAGGCATGACCCAGGAGGCCGGTCAGGTTCTGGTGGATAAGGTTGCCGGTGCGGTAAGAGGCAGTATCTCCAACGATTCTATTCTGTCACAGAATCTCCTGCTCACCGCCTACGATGATCCTGGATACGATGCAGACAAAAAGTCTAAATACGCCTTGATGAAATCCCGGTATGACCAGGTGAAAAAGACTCTGACCAGTCACTCCGAGTTTTCCGAATATTTCGATATTGTTCCCTACAACTCAGGCTACTTTATGTGTGTCGATTTGAAGAAGGGTAACGCCGAAGAAGTCCGTCAGAAACTTTTAAAAGATTATGACACGGGGATTATTGCCCTGGGGACTCTGATCCGTGTGGCCTACTCTTCTCTCCCTGAAAAATACATTGAGGAACTTTTTATAAATATCTACAGCGCTTGTAAAGATCTGGATTAG
- a CDS encoding AraC family transcriptional regulator, with protein MKILDVVFVYQMKEETEIRWHSRFHSHGDNEFELHYFIQGNASFLNERTRFHIEPGTLFLTAPETNHSIIVQDDGNPISYYAVLISTEDADREIHRLLTIDLKSNRLYNLGTNYRFFFEEIKEKGLSGNRALRQSAVHQLISFLYVLSGEEDFHFSDSRNSHIEKALRIMQNNITNDLVLEDIARRLGLSNSYFIRLFQQKMKTTPMKYFMKLKIEAAGAMLTSTDRTLLTIAQDLNFYSEFHFSRVFKQYTGAAPSLYRKQYLQLAGQLSGQKTEPTRGGQSKKET; from the coding sequence GTGAAAATTCTGGATGTCGTATTCGTGTACCAGATGAAGGAAGAAACAGAAATAAGATGGCACAGCCGTTTCCATTCTCATGGTGATAACGAGTTTGAACTCCACTATTTCATTCAGGGAAATGCCAGCTTCCTCAATGAAAGGACACGCTTCCATATTGAGCCTGGAACCCTGTTCCTCACGGCTCCCGAAACCAATCACTCCATCATCGTTCAGGATGATGGCAATCCCATATCCTACTACGCTGTCCTCATCAGCACTGAAGATGCGGACAGAGAGATCCACCGGCTGCTGACCATAGACCTGAAATCCAACCGTCTCTACAACCTGGGTACCAACTACCGCTTCTTCTTTGAAGAGATCAAGGAAAAAGGACTCTCAGGAAACAGAGCCCTCCGGCAGTCGGCGGTCCATCAGTTGATTTCTTTTCTCTATGTTTTGTCGGGAGAAGAGGATTTTCACTTTTCAGACAGCCGGAACAGCCATATAGAAAAAGCACTCAGGATCATGCAGAATAATATTACCAACGATCTGGTCCTGGAAGACATTGCCCGCAGGCTGGGACTCAGCAACTCCTACTTCATCCGGCTGTTTCAACAGAAGATGAAAACCACACCCATGAAGTATTTTATGAAGCTGAAGATAGAGGCGGCCGGAGCCATGCTGACCAGCACAGACAGAACCCTTCTGACGATTGCCCAGGATCTTAATTTTTACAGTGAATTTCATTTCAGCAGGGTGTTTAAGCAGTATACCGGGGCTGCCCCATCCCTCTACCGCAAGCAGTATCTCCAGCTCGCAGGACAGCTCTCCGGGCAGAAGACAGAACCGACACGAGGGGGTCAGTCAAAAAAAGAAACTTGA
- the xylB gene encoding xylulokinase, translating to MKTIIGIDNGTQSTKVVFYDFENKKIVASASAGHEMISREDGSREQKASWWIDALTSCFEQIDPVLRKTALAVGVSGQQHGFVPIDAQGNVLSDVKLWCDTSTAGECRELTENYGGEAKLLEDTGNLILPGYTASKILWFKKANPEAYARMATVLLPHDYLNYYLTGKTVMEYGDASGTALLDVRNRTWHKGLVKALDPDRDLMSCLPDLVDPWEPSGTLLLDVAAKFGIPWGIPVSSGGGDNMMGAVGTGTTKDGVLTMSLGTSGTLYGYSDTPIIDPDGNLASFCSSSGGWLPLLCTMNCTVATELMRQLFDCGVKEFDEMGGKAPAGAEGILTLPFFNGERTPNLPHGKGCIVGMTAGNVKKENIFRSALESAILGMKLGLDSFENLGFKPREVRLIGGGANSKIWRQITADVLNLPVVIPLNTEAAALGSALQALWCLKKSEGADVDINSLIDEHVKLDAGKGCLPHPENVKKYKEVYAEYSKYVNALTPLFS from the coding sequence TTGAAAACCATAATTGGAATTGATAACGGAACACAGAGCACAAAAGTTGTGTTCTATGACTTTGAAAATAAAAAGATAGTGGCCTCTGCCTCAGCCGGGCATGAAATGATTTCCAGAGAAGATGGCAGCCGTGAGCAAAAGGCTTCCTGGTGGATCGATGCCCTGACTTCCTGTTTCGAACAGATTGATCCTGTCCTCAGGAAAACCGCTTTGGCCGTGGGCGTTTCGGGACAGCAGCACGGATTTGTCCCCATCGATGCCCAGGGAAATGTACTCAGTGATGTCAAGCTCTGGTGTGACACCTCCACTGCCGGAGAGTGCCGTGAATTGACCGAAAACTATGGAGGCGAGGCCAAACTGCTGGAAGATACGGGAAACCTGATCCTTCCCGGTTATACGGCGTCCAAAATCCTCTGGTTTAAAAAGGCAAATCCCGAAGCCTATGCCAGAATGGCAACGGTTCTTCTGCCTCATGATTATCTGAATTATTATCTCACCGGGAAAACCGTGATGGAATATGGAGATGCCTCAGGAACTGCCTTGCTGGATGTTCGTAACAGAACCTGGCACAAAGGCCTTGTGAAGGCTCTGGATCCTGACAGAGACCTGATGAGCTGTCTCCCCGATCTTGTAGATCCCTGGGAGCCCTCCGGAACTCTTCTCCTCGACGTTGCCGCAAAGTTTGGAATACCCTGGGGAATTCCTGTGTCTTCCGGCGGGGGAGACAATATGATGGGCGCTGTGGGCACGGGGACTACAAAAGATGGTGTATTGACCATGAGCCTGGGAACCAGCGGTACCCTATACGGCTATTCTGATACTCCTATTATCGATCCAGACGGGAATCTGGCGTCATTCTGCTCCAGCTCCGGTGGTTGGCTGCCCCTTTTGTGCACCATGAACTGTACGGTGGCCACAGAACTGATGCGTCAGCTTTTTGACTGCGGTGTCAAGGAATTCGATGAGATGGGCGGCAAGGCCCCCGCCGGTGCCGAGGGCATTCTAACCCTGCCCTTCTTCAATGGAGAGAGGACTCCCAACCTGCCCCATGGTAAAGGATGCATTGTCGGTATGACCGCCGGAAACGTCAAGAAAGAGAACATCTTCCGCTCCGCTCTGGAATCGGCCATCCTGGGAATGAAACTGGGCCTCGACTCCTTTGAAAATCTGGGATTCAAGCCCCGGGAAGTCCGCCTTATCGGGGGAGGAGCTAACTCTAAAATATGGAGGCAGATTACCGCCGATGTTTTGAACCTGCCTGTTGTGATTCCCCTGAATACGGAAGCCGCCGCCCTGGGTTCTGCTCTTCAGGCTCTCTGGTGTCTGAAGAAGTCGGAAGGGGCAGATGTGGATATCAACAGCCTGATTGACGAACATGTCAAACTGGATGCCGGGAAGGGATGTCTTCCCCATCCGGAAAACGTTAAAAAATACAAAGAGGTCTATGCAGAGTACAGCAAATATGTGAATGCTCTGACCCCTCTCTTCTCTTAA
- the xylA gene encoding xylose isomerase, with protein MSQVFIGDKEYFKGIGKIPFEGKGSDNPLAFKFYDENKKVLGKTMKDHLRFGIAYWHSFCADGGDPFGNSTLIHPWAQADGLDKAKNKADAAFEFISKLGAPYYCFHDADASPEGASLSEYESNMQTVTKMLKERQDATGIKLLWNTANLFSNPRYMNGASTNPDFQVLAYGAAQVKACLEANVVLGGEGYTFWGGREGYMSLFNTNMKREKDHLAQFLIAARDYGRKIGFKGKFYIEPKPMEPTKHQYDYDAETVINFIKSNGLENDFACNIEANHATLAGHSFEHDVQLSAEYGLLGSVDANRGDMQKGWDTDQFPNSVYETTEVMRIILGMGGFKTGGLNFDARIRRNSTDMEDLFVAHIGGMDTFALGLEMAAKIQEDGKMDKMKAERYSSFDSGKGKDYEAGKLSLEDLTKLAHENGEPATISGKQEYFENLVNQTIFG; from the coding sequence ATGAGTCAAGTATTTATTGGTGATAAAGAATATTTCAAAGGCATTGGCAAGATCCCTTTCGAAGGAAAAGGTTCGGATAATCCCCTGGCATTCAAATTTTATGATGAAAACAAGAAAGTTCTCGGCAAAACCATGAAGGATCATCTCCGATTCGGTATTGCCTATTGGCACAGCTTTTGTGCTGATGGAGGGGACCCCTTTGGCAATTCCACACTGATCCATCCCTGGGCCCAGGCTGATGGTCTGGATAAGGCCAAAAATAAGGCGGACGCCGCATTTGAGTTCATTTCAAAACTGGGGGCTCCTTATTACTGCTTTCACGATGCGGATGCGTCTCCCGAAGGAGCCAGTCTTTCCGAATATGAAAGTAATATGCAGACTGTAACAAAAATGCTGAAAGAGAGACAGGACGCAACAGGCATCAAGCTGCTGTGGAATACGGCCAATTTGTTTTCCAATCCCAGGTACATGAATGGTGCTTCAACCAACCCGGATTTTCAAGTCCTGGCCTATGGCGCGGCCCAGGTGAAAGCCTGTCTGGAAGCTAATGTGGTTCTGGGTGGTGAAGGATACACCTTCTGGGGCGGACGGGAAGGATACATGTCTCTTTTTAACACCAATATGAAAAGAGAAAAGGACCATCTGGCCCAGTTCCTTATCGCAGCCCGTGACTACGGAAGAAAAATTGGTTTCAAGGGAAAGTTTTATATTGAACCCAAACCCATGGAACCCACCAAACATCAGTATGATTATGATGCGGAAACGGTTATCAATTTCATCAAGTCCAACGGTCTTGAAAATGATTTTGCCTGCAACATCGAAGCCAATCACGCCACACTGGCGGGCCACTCTTTTGAACATGATGTGCAGCTTTCGGCGGAATATGGCCTTTTGGGCAGCGTCGACGCCAACCGGGGTGACATGCAGAAAGGATGGGATACAGATCAGTTTCCCAACAGCGTGTATGAGACAACCGAAGTCATGCGCATCATCCTGGGCATGGGTGGTTTCAAGACCGGGGGATTGAACTTTGATGCAAGAATCAGAAGAAACTCAACGGATATGGAAGACTTGTTTGTCGCCCATATCGGCGGTATGGATACTTTCGCTTTGGGTCTGGAAATGGCTGCCAAAATCCAGGAAGACGGAAAAATGGACAAGATGAAAGCCGAGCGCTATTCCTCCTTCGATTCAGGCAAAGGAAAAGACTATGAGGCGGGAAAGCTCAGTCTTGAAGATTTGACCAAACTGGCTCATGAAAACGGGGAGCCTGCCACCATCAGCGGCAAACAGGAATACTTTGAGAACCTTGTCAATCAGACAATTTTCGGATAA
- the proC gene encoding pyrroline-5-carboxylate reductase, protein MKIGFIGTGNMAGAFIGGLIKACIIQKSEIFVSDASQDALDRISSLYEGLNTSTDNLEFLGSLDFLVLSVKPHIYEPVIRQIRDSISMNTVVITIAAGKTRAQVLELFGKDIKLVRTMPNTPALVGEGMTAVCPGDNLSLDEVNQVLTLLNAVGRTEILEEHLIDGYTALCGSSPAYVYMFIEAMADAAVREGLPRDKAYSMAAQSVLGSAKMVLETGIHPGQLKDQVCSPGGSTIEAVGVLEQTGFRSSVMEAIRVCADKSKKLSKS, encoded by the coding sequence ATGAAAATCGGGTTTATAGGCACTGGGAATATGGCAGGCGCCTTTATCGGCGGTCTTATCAAAGCTTGTATCATTCAAAAAAGTGAAATATTTGTCTCTGACGCATCCCAGGATGCTCTGGACCGAATCTCATCCCTCTACGAGGGATTAAATACATCCACAGACAATCTGGAATTTCTGGGCAGCCTGGATTTTCTGGTCCTTTCGGTAAAGCCTCATATCTACGAACCCGTGATCCGTCAGATCCGTGATTCTATTTCAATGAATACGGTGGTCATAACCATTGCTGCGGGAAAAACAAGGGCCCAGGTTCTGGAGCTCTTCGGCAAGGATATCAAGCTGGTGAGAACCATGCCTAATACTCCGGCTCTTGTGGGGGAGGGAATGACCGCGGTCTGCCCTGGAGATAATCTGAGTCTTGATGAAGTCAATCAGGTTCTAACCCTGCTGAATGCCGTGGGTCGGACTGAGATTCTGGAGGAGCATCTTATCGATGGGTATACCGCCCTCTGCGGTTCCAGCCCCGCCTATGTCTACATGTTCATTGAAGCTATGGCGGATGCGGCAGTAAGAGAAGGCCTTCCCCGTGATAAAGCCTATTCCATGGCAGCACAGTCTGTCCTCGGTTCTGCCAAGATGGTGTTGGAAACGGGAATTCATCCCGGTCAGCTCAAGGATCAAGTCTGCTCGCCCGGAGGGTCGACCATCGAAGCCGTAGGTGTATTGGAACAGACGGGATTCCGCTCCTCCGTCATGGAAGCCATTCGGGTCTGCGCGGATAAATCAAAAAAGCTTTCAAAAAGCTGA
- a CDS encoding two-component regulator propeller domain-containing protein — translation MNRTSFHPKSCIISFLFLMVLLSPLRASTIIFDHITQKDGLSNNAVSGIVQDRRGYLWFGTQNGLCRYDGKVFLSYEHDPFDRNSLPHNLIQTLYLDPVDPYLWIGTYEGLSRFNMETEEFYNYSAYQHNKGEVLSNEVVTTIIKDDEGALWVGTLKGLNRIDPVSQEIRSYFHNDLEGDSLLHDTVRSLFIDNRGRLWIGTYGGLDLYLPETDTFRHFKADPEDPGALQSPYVMALCQTDDFNIWVGTWDGGVSLLNPVTGKILEHIPLEDNVYLLSADPSGDLWIGTWGNGLYQWSSATKTLNHHAADPDDPYKLNHGIVYSFLRDKGGVYWIGTNGRGVNKLNPQKKDFRFISHDVNKPLSLPEDNVRDILIDREGRYWVATYSEGLWRFEGDPLDWDVKHWMPDPENPWSLSHFNVACLLEDSKGRLWVGSLGGLDRFIPETNDFDHISLLGYSSIPGDEPIVYSITEDLDGTFWIGTYSSGLIHWSESEGILDVFNYLPGKSTLSNNLVFCQLLDSRGTLWVGTNMGLNRYNRDKKEFEIFYHDLDDQSSISNNVIMSFFEDSSGQLWIGTGGGGLNLLEPGSDSFSHYTRLDGLSSNHVQAVEEDGQNRLWISTMSGISVLNPEDGTILNIDESDGITADQMDNSSTIDKEGYLYFGSSEGVLRFDSAILYDNPHPPAMWMNEVQVMGEAYPFLDSLVKGEELVLNWEQSYISFEYAALDFTSPAQNQYRYMLEGLDRDWVLSGTRNFTAYQNLSPGHYIFRVQGSNNDGVWNEVGLSLPIYVKAPPWRQRWFFIIYIAAGIMAIFLISNVQANSLLKRKLNTVVSSRDNLQALNTKLEQLAWIDSLTGLSNRRYFDLSMNNLWHLAIRENKFMTLMMIDVDHFKPYNDFYGHQMGDEALRIAGRLIRSIMRRDTDAVCRYGGEEFTVLLFDTNISEGEVLAAALLESFRKENILHEGSSVAPYLTISIGLSGFVPGFEQLPRELVDEADKALYEAKNRGRNQYVVYPGRSKDSGPS, via the coding sequence ATGAACAGAACCAGTTTTCATCCTAAGTCATGCATCATCTCTTTTCTTTTTCTTATGGTTTTACTGTCTCCCCTCAGGGCAAGTACAATCATTTTTGACCACATCACCCAGAAAGACGGATTATCAAATAACGCCGTATCAGGGATCGTTCAGGACAGGAGGGGTTATCTCTGGTTCGGAACACAGAACGGCCTGTGCCGTTATGATGGCAAGGTCTTTCTATCCTATGAACATGATCCCTTCGACAGGAACTCTCTGCCCCATAATTTGATTCAAACCCTTTACCTTGATCCCGTTGATCCTTACCTCTGGATTGGAACCTATGAGGGACTGTCCAGGTTTAATATGGAAACTGAAGAATTCTATAATTACAGTGCTTATCAGCACAACAAGGGTGAAGTCCTCTCCAATGAAGTCGTTACCACCATTATCAAGGATGACGAGGGGGCTCTCTGGGTGGGGACCCTGAAGGGTCTGAACAGGATCGATCCTGTCAGTCAGGAAATCAGATCCTATTTTCATAATGATCTGGAGGGGGACTCTCTTCTCCATGATACGGTGCGCAGTCTGTTTATCGATAATCGTGGAAGACTCTGGATCGGAACCTACGGAGGTCTGGATCTGTATCTTCCGGAGACCGATACTTTCAGGCATTTCAAGGCTGACCCGGAAGATCCCGGGGCTCTCCAGTCTCCCTATGTCATGGCCCTGTGTCAGACTGATGATTTTAATATCTGGGTGGGGACATGGGATGGAGGTGTCTCTCTGTTGAATCCTGTTACTGGAAAGATTCTGGAACATATTCCCCTGGAAGATAATGTTTATCTCCTGTCTGCGGATCCATCGGGAGATCTCTGGATAGGGACCTGGGGGAATGGGCTCTATCAGTGGTCTTCCGCGACAAAGACCCTCAACCATCATGCAGCAGATCCGGATGATCCATATAAATTGAATCATGGCATCGTCTATTCCTTCCTCCGGGACAAGGGGGGTGTGTACTGGATCGGTACCAATGGCCGGGGTGTGAACAAGCTTAATCCTCAAAAAAAGGATTTTCGCTTCATCTCTCATGATGTGAATAAACCCCTGTCTCTGCCCGAAGATAATGTCAGAGACATTCTAATAGATCGTGAGGGGAGGTATTGGGTTGCCACCTACTCTGAAGGACTCTGGCGCTTTGAGGGTGATCCCCTTGACTGGGATGTCAAGCACTGGATGCCTGACCCTGAAAATCCCTGGTCTTTGTCTCATTTTAATGTTGCTTGCCTTCTGGAAGATTCCAAGGGCCGCCTCTGGGTGGGATCCCTGGGCGGTTTGGATCGATTTATTCCCGAGACAAATGACTTCGACCATATCTCTCTCCTTGGTTATAGTTCCATTCCCGGTGATGAGCCCATTGTCTACTCTATCACTGAAGATCTGGACGGGACATTCTGGATCGGAACATACAGCTCAGGACTCATTCACTGGTCCGAATCAGAGGGGATTCTGGATGTTTTTAACTACCTTCCCGGAAAATCAACCCTGAGTAATAATCTTGTTTTCTGCCAGCTCCTGGACAGCCGTGGTACCCTGTGGGTGGGGACGAATATGGGATTGAACCGGTACAACCGGGACAAAAAGGAGTTTGAGATTTTCTATCATGATCTGGATGACCAGTCCAGCATCAGCAATAATGTCATAATGAGTTTTTTTGAGGATTCATCAGGGCAACTCTGGATCGGGACGGGAGGCGGTGGGCTCAATCTTCTGGAACCCGGATCGGATTCTTTTTCTCACTATACCCGGTTGGATGGACTCAGCTCCAACCACGTTCAGGCTGTGGAAGAAGACGGGCAGAACCGTTTGTGGATTTCCACAATGAGCGGTATCAGTGTTCTGAATCCCGAAGACGGCACTATTCTGAATATTGATGAGAGCGACGGAATCACGGCAGACCAGATGGACAACAGTTCTACCATCGATAAAGAGGGTTATCTCTATTTCGGAAGCTCTGAGGGTGTCTTACGTTTTGATTCGGCAATCCTCTATGATAATCCCCATCCGCCGGCCATGTGGATGAATGAAGTCCAGGTTATGGGAGAGGCTTATCCATTTCTGGACTCCCTAGTAAAGGGAGAAGAGCTCGTTTTGAACTGGGAACAGAGTTATATCAGCTTTGAATATGCGGCGCTGGATTTCACTTCTCCTGCTCAGAATCAATATCGTTATATGCTGGAAGGACTGGACCGTGACTGGGTTCTCAGTGGGACTCGGAATTTTACCGCCTACCAGAACCTGTCGCCGGGGCACTATATTTTTCGCGTCCAGGGCTCAAATAATGACGGAGTCTGGAATGAAGTCGGATTGTCCCTTCCCATATATGTGAAGGCACCGCCCTGGAGACAGCGCTGGTTTTTTATCATTTATATTGCAGCCGGGATCATGGCTATTTTTTTGATTTCTAATGTACAGGCTAACTCCCTGCTGAAGCGGAAGCTGAATACTGTGGTCAGCAGCCGGGATAATCTGCAGGCCCTCAATACCAAATTGGAGCAACTGGCCTGGATTGATTCTCTGACTGGTTTGTCCAACCGGCGGTATTTTGATCTGTCCATGAATAATCTCTGGCATCTTGCTATAAGAGAAAATAAATTCATGACTCTGATGATGATTGATGTGGATCATTTTAAGCCTTACAATGATTTTTATGGCCACCAGATGGGTGATGAAGCCCTCCGGATAGCAGGCCGTTTGATTCGAAGCATTATGAGACGGGATACAGACGCAGTCTGCCGCTACGGTGGTGAAGAATTCACGGTTCTTCTCTTTGATACGAATATTTCTGAAGGTGAAGTTCTTGCTGCGGCACTATTGGAGAGTTTCCGGAAGGAAAATATCCTGCATGAAGGCTCCTCGGTTGCTCCCTATTTGACAATTTCCATCGGCCTTTCCGGCTTTGTTCCCGGGTTTGAACAGCTTCCCAGGGAATTGGTGGATGAAGCTGATAAGGCTCTGTATGAAGCTAAAAACAGAGGCCGGAATCAGTACGTGGTCTATCCGGGTAGATCAAAGGACAGTGGCCCATCATGA